A genomic region of Nostoc sp. UHCC 0702 contains the following coding sequences:
- a CDS encoding PAS domain S-box protein → MIFNLLGNRQAKKEKLKIPLRLILTLSFVLLTVGTTGLVGYMSLENAQRSVNSLAYQLMTEVSSRIHLYLADYLQTPDLINRLNARASKLGQVDISNPQSLERYFLGQIQEFNSARIHFINPQGGLVGAGNDERGFSVSLTENFTKGTLYVYGVDSQGNRQKLLVKQQNYDGSQRPFYQKALFAGKPTWTPIYVYVPSDRGLGIAASYPLYNNKQQLQGVFASDLRLVNISEFLKKLQVSTHGQVFIIERSGLMVASTTAEQPFMTNVAGTENKRLEVTASQEPLISLAGQHLLSRFGNLTQIQTAQQLEFEIKGKKEFLLVTPYSDQLGLDWLIVTVVPESDFMAEINANTRVTVLFSVGALTFAIAVGWLLTQFIALPIKRLGQASLALADGEWHKTIKQDSPIAELQVLTHSFNWMGQQLEQSYQRVKTALQESETRFTKVFRTCPDSICILTLQGHCVDVNDAFTDLYGYSREEVVDRKITRTKYWVNREDRQRYLQDLQTGKQVRNREFAVLHQTGKTITVLFSADIIELQGQPHIIALTKDITKRKQAELELQQQKDLREAIYNESADALFLVDPKTLLITDCNDRAVELFAADSKAELIGIQGHILQFRPFTSDELREITAQMNQQGMWSQEIEYVTRKGNLFWGNLAAKRVAIANQIINLVRVTDITERKRAESALRESEAALRRAQQVAHVGSWEFDINTEQVRWSEESFQIFGWDIAQSEPTLSQFLELIHPDERELLRQSIAQTIATQTPYKIEFRIIQPNGSIRYVEARGEALVDEQGQVIKLLGTNLDISDRVLAQKALQYREAQFQQLATASPGVIYTVVEDPNGPARYEYLSPAFEDLHEVPVAAVLENASMTLTQIHPDDRFAYQQAVTESLEKMQLFRHEWRIITPSGKIKWLQASSRPERRENGETVWYGVCLDISDRKRIEEALRQSEARFQKIAAASPAQIYILVYYPDTGEQRFEYISPGVGEIKELEPEQVLKDASLALNQIHIEDRALYNHLNTRSLETLEPFAHEWRIVTPSGKMKWVRANSRPERRENGEIACYGVLLDITNLKQAEAALRESEERFRHAFHDAPIGMALLGLDDRFLQINPMLTEMFGYSESETLILNASELIHAEDITKFHHCIQQVLTNENRNAQVELRYLCNSGSIAWGLTSLSLVRDFHNKPLYYVAQIQDITEQQAIERMKNEFISIVSHELRTPLTAIRGFLGLLNTGIYDNKPEKAKRMLQQALTNSDRLVRLVNDILDLERLSSGRVELVREVCHAEDLMQRAVEGVQSIALEATITLSIIPTTASVWASGDLIIQTLTNLLSNAIKFSPPNSVIILAAQPQTDSVLFQVKDQGRGIPPDKIETIFERFQQVDVSDSRAKGGTGLGLAICQSIIQQHDGNIWAESTFGEGSTFYFTLPILPG, encoded by the coding sequence ATGATATTTAATCTTCTTGGCAACAGGCAAGCCAAAAAAGAAAAGCTGAAAATACCCCTACGCTTGATACTCACCCTTAGCTTTGTACTGCTGACTGTTGGCACCACAGGGCTAGTAGGTTATATGTCCTTGGAGAATGCTCAGCGTTCAGTCAATAGTTTGGCATATCAGCTGATGACCGAGGTAAGCTCGCGCATTCATCTCTATCTCGCTGATTATTTGCAGACTCCAGACTTGATTAATCGCCTCAATGCTAGAGCCAGCAAACTAGGACAGGTAGACATCAGCAACCCTCAAAGTTTAGAACGCTATTTTTTAGGTCAAATTCAAGAATTTAATTCCGCCAGAATTCATTTTATCAATCCCCAAGGCGGACTCGTGGGAGCCGGTAACGATGAGCGGGGTTTTAGCGTTTCTTTGACTGAGAACTTTACTAAAGGAACGCTTTATGTATATGGCGTAGATAGTCAGGGAAATCGTCAAAAGTTATTAGTTAAGCAGCAAAATTATGATGGAAGTCAAAGACCTTTTTATCAAAAAGCGCTCTTTGCAGGCAAACCAACTTGGACACCCATTTACGTATATGTACCGAGTGACAGAGGTCTAGGAATAGCAGCCAGTTACCCGCTTTATAACAATAAACAACAACTCCAAGGCGTTTTTGCCAGCGATTTAAGGCTTGTCAACATTAGTGAGTTTCTCAAAAAATTGCAGGTCAGTACTCACGGACAGGTGTTTATTATTGAGCGTTCCGGGCTGATGGTTGCTTCGACAACTGCCGAACAGCCCTTTATGACTAATGTTGCTGGTACAGAAAACAAACGCCTAGAGGTGACAGCCTCTCAGGAACCCCTGATTAGCCTTGCAGGACAACATTTGCTTTCCCGCTTTGGCAACTTAACTCAAATTCAGACAGCACAGCAACTTGAATTTGAAATCAAAGGCAAAAAGGAATTCTTACTCGTCACCCCTTACAGCGACCAATTGGGTCTTGATTGGTTGATTGTAACGGTGGTGCCAGAATCCGACTTTATGGCAGAAATTAATGCCAATACGCGCGTCACCGTCCTGTTTAGTGTTGGCGCGTTGACTTTTGCGATCGCTGTAGGATGGTTGCTAACCCAATTCATTGCCCTACCAATAAAACGATTGGGTCAAGCCAGCTTGGCGCTGGCAGATGGAGAATGGCATAAAACAATTAAACAAGATAGTCCAATTGCAGAACTGCAAGTCCTGACTCACTCGTTTAACTGGATGGGCCAGCAGCTTGAGCAGTCGTATCAGCGCGTCAAAACTGCCCTCCAAGAGTCAGAAACACGGTTCACCAAAGTGTTTCGTACCTGTCCTGACTCTATTTGCATTCTCACCCTACAAGGGCATTGTGTAGACGTGAATGATGCCTTTACTGATTTATATGGCTACTCTAGGGAAGAAGTTGTCGATCGCAAAATCACAAGGACGAAATATTGGGTCAATCGAGAGGATCGACAACGCTATTTACAGGATTTGCAAACAGGTAAACAAGTTCGTAACAGAGAATTTGCCGTCCTTCATCAAACAGGCAAGACAATCACCGTTTTATTTTCAGCGGATATCATTGAACTTCAGGGACAACCCCACATCATTGCCCTTACTAAAGATATTACCAAACGCAAACAAGCAGAATTAGAACTGCAACAGCAAAAAGATTTGCGCGAGGCTATTTATAACGAATCTGCCGATGCTTTGTTTTTAGTCGATCCCAAAACACTGCTGATTACTGATTGTAATGATCGAGCAGTAGAACTATTTGCAGCGGACAGTAAAGCCGAACTGATTGGTATCCAAGGTCACATACTCCAGTTTCGTCCCTTCACTTCAGACGAACTCAGGGAAATCACCGCCCAAATGAATCAACAAGGTATGTGGAGCCAAGAAATTGAATATGTCACGCGCAAAGGAAATCTATTTTGGGGTAACTTGGCAGCTAAGCGCGTGGCGATCGCTAATCAAATAATCAATCTAGTACGGGTGACAGATATCACAGAGCGCAAACGAGCCGAATCAGCCCTGCGTGAAAGTGAAGCAGCTCTGCGTCGCGCCCAGCAGGTCGCCCATGTGGGCAGTTGGGAATTCGATATCAACACTGAGCAGGTGAGGTGGTCAGAGGAAAGCTTCCAAATCTTTGGGTGGGATATTGCTCAAAGCGAACCAACTTTGTCTCAATTCCTAGAACTGATTCATCCAGACGAACGAGAATTACTACGGCAAAGCATCGCCCAAACCATCGCCACTCAAACCCCCTACAAAATAGAGTTTCGCATCATTCAACCCAATGGCTCAATTCGATATGTAGAAGCCAGAGGAGAAGCGCTCGTTGACGAACAAGGGCAAGTGATCAAATTGCTAGGGACAAATTTAGATATTAGCGATCGCGTCCTAGCCCAGAAGGCATTGCAATACAGAGAAGCTCAATTCCAACAGTTAGCAACTGCTTCCCCAGGAGTGATTTACACCGTGGTCGAAGATCCAAACGGCCCTGCTCGATACGAGTACCTCAGCCCTGCCTTTGAGGATCTGCATGAGGTGCCGGTAGCCGCAGTCCTGGAAAATGCTAGCATGACGCTGACCCAGATTCATCCAGATGATCGCTTTGCCTATCAGCAAGCCGTTACGGAAAGTCTTGAGAAGATGCAGCTATTTAGGCATGAATGGCGGATCATTACTCCATCGGGAAAAATTAAGTGGCTTCAAGCTAGTTCTCGACCGGAACGTCGGGAAAACGGTGAAACTGTCTGGTATGGTGTTTGCCTGGATATCAGCGATCGCAAACGTATTGAAGAAGCTTTGCGGCAAAGCGAAGCTCGATTCCAAAAAATCGCCGCAGCTTCACCCGCACAAATTTACATCCTGGTTTATTACCCAGATACAGGCGAGCAGCGCTTTGAATATATCAGTCCAGGAGTTGGGGAAATTAAAGAATTGGAACCAGAACAAGTCTTAAAAGATGCTTCACTTGCTCTTAACCAAATCCATATTGAAGACCGCGCTTTATACAATCACCTCAATACTCGCAGCCTGGAAACCCTAGAACCATTTGCTCACGAATGGCGGATTGTGACTCCCTCTGGCAAGATGAAGTGGGTACGGGCCAACTCCCGCCCAGAACGTCGGGAGAATGGTGAAATTGCTTGCTATGGAGTGCTGCTAGATATTACCAATCTCAAACAAGCCGAAGCAGCTTTGCGCGAGAGTGAAGAACGATTTCGCCATGCCTTTCATGATGCTCCCATTGGTATGGCGCTGCTGGGATTGGACGATCGCTTTTTGCAAATCAATCCTATGCTAACTGAAATGTTTGGTTACTCAGAATCAGAGACTTTAATTCTCAACGCATCTGAGCTAATTCACGCGGAAGATATAACTAAGTTTCACCACTGCATACAGCAAGTCCTGACTAACGAAAATCGCAATGCTCAAGTGGAATTACGCTACTTGTGTAATTCTGGAAGCATCGCTTGGGGACTCACGAGTTTGTCCCTAGTACGAGATTTTCATAACAAACCTTTGTACTATGTCGCCCAGATTCAAGACATCACCGAACAGCAAGCCATTGAGCGGATGAAAAATGAATTTATTTCCATTGTCAGTCATGAACTTCGTACCCCATTAACTGCCATTCGCGGGTTTTTAGGACTGCTCAACACTGGAATTTACGACAACAAACCCGAAAAAGCCAAACGGATGCTCCAGCAAGCATTAACCAATAGCGATCGCCTGGTGCGTCTGGTAAATGACATCCTGGATTTAGAACGCTTGTCTTCGGGACGAGTGGAGCTTGTTAGAGAAGTCTGTCATGCAGAAGATTTAATGCAAAGAGCAGTTGAAGGAGTACAATCAATCGCTTTGGAAGCCACCATCACACTCTCGATTATTCCTACCACAGCTAGCGTATGGGCTTCTGGTGACTTAATCATCCAAACCCTGACCAATTTGTTGAGCAACGCCATCAAATTTTCTCCCCCTAACTCAGTGATTATCCTGGCTGCTCAACCACAAACTGACTCAGTTCTGTTTCAAGTCAAAGACCAAGGCAGAGGTATTCCCCCAGACAAAATAGAAACTATCTTTGAACGCTTCCAGCAAGTTGATGTTTCCGATTCTCGTGCTAAGGGAGGTACAGGA
- a CDS encoding response regulator translates to MKILLVEDDRAMAAVLCEVLTAQYYTVELATDGESGLALATSSNFDLILLDLLIPKLDGISLCRQLRTQGIQKPILLLTAKDQSTDVVKGLDAGADDYLTKPYQMSELLARIRALLRRGQTELAPALLIWENLCVNPVSAEVTYKKQLVSLSPKEYSLLGLFLRHPQRVFSRSDIIDRLWSFDATPSEATVTNLIKDLRQKLKAAGMSTDLFETVYGLGYRLKTPPKAQQAKDGLSLQAAKTQNPPEAAKGKRQTSLASINKVIERYKDTFAQRVILLEEVEQALQTGKLQPQLQQRASNEAHKLAGTLGSFGYETGSKLAQEIEHLLMDDKLLGAKEASQLSKLVTQLKEALSKPPTPINAEQQLTQIPFVLVIADQSLADQLQNEATSWGVQIEAAANWAIAQQKISQSPQAVLLNLNQQQPLENSLTLLQKLKEQLPNTPILAIAEQDNLTERVAVSRLEIQRYLHKPVTTAEVFAAIAQVLPKSPASQAKVMILDDDPIALELLSNLLSPWGLAVKTLQDPRQFWQVLVDTTPDLLVIDLEMPTYNGVDLCRVVRQDQKWGNLPILVVTAHTDIESIQQVFAAGADDFISKPVVGPELVTRVISRIDRSRLQQELTTLKRRMGT, encoded by the coding sequence GTGAAAATTCTGCTGGTAGAGGACGATCGCGCAATGGCAGCAGTACTGTGTGAAGTTCTCACGGCTCAGTACTATACAGTTGAATTGGCAACTGATGGTGAAAGTGGCTTGGCATTGGCAACCTCATCAAACTTTGACTTGATACTGTTGGATCTACTGATTCCTAAACTTGATGGTATTAGCCTTTGCCGCCAACTTCGCACTCAGGGAATCCAAAAACCAATTCTCTTACTCACCGCCAAAGACCAAAGTACCGATGTGGTGAAGGGATTAGATGCGGGTGCAGACGATTATCTCACCAAACCATACCAAATGTCTGAGTTGCTGGCACGGATACGGGCATTGCTGCGTCGAGGACAGACTGAGCTAGCCCCTGCCTTACTGATATGGGAAAATCTTTGTGTTAATCCCGTTTCGGCAGAAGTAACTTACAAAAAGCAACTTGTATCTTTAAGCCCCAAAGAATACAGTTTGCTGGGGCTGTTTTTGCGTCATCCGCAGCGTGTTTTTAGCCGCAGTGACATTATCGATCGCCTGTGGTCATTTGATGCTACACCCAGCGAAGCAACTGTCACCAATTTAATTAAAGACTTGCGCCAAAAGCTCAAAGCTGCGGGAATGTCCACCGATTTATTTGAAACCGTTTATGGCTTGGGCTATCGACTAAAAACTCCACCCAAGGCTCAACAAGCAAAGGATGGGTTGTCTCTCCAAGCCGCAAAAACACAAAATCCCCCAGAAGCAGCGAAAGGAAAACGTCAAACGTCTCTGGCTTCAATTAATAAAGTCATAGAACGTTATAAAGATACCTTTGCCCAACGGGTGATTTTGTTAGAGGAAGTAGAACAAGCTTTGCAGACAGGGAAATTGCAGCCTCAACTCCAACAACGTGCAAGCAACGAAGCCCACAAACTAGCAGGAACGTTAGGATCGTTTGGTTACGAGACGGGATCGAAGTTAGCCCAGGAAATTGAACATCTTTTGATGGACGACAAGCTTTTAGGTGCAAAGGAAGCTTCCCAACTTTCAAAACTCGTCACCCAACTCAAAGAAGCGCTGAGTAAACCACCCACACCAATAAACGCTGAACAACAGCTAACTCAAATACCCTTTGTGTTGGTAATCGCCGATCAATCCTTAGCTGATCAACTGCAAAACGAAGCTACCAGTTGGGGAGTGCAGATTGAAGCAGCTGCTAATTGGGCGATCGCCCAACAAAAAATTTCTCAATCTCCCCAAGCTGTTTTACTCAATCTCAATCAGCAACAGCCGCTAGAAAATAGTTTAACTTTGCTGCAAAAACTTAAGGAGCAGCTGCCCAATACACCAATTTTAGCGATCGCTGAACAAGACAATCTCACAGAACGAGTTGCTGTTTCTCGTTTAGAAATACAGCGATATCTGCATAAACCTGTCACCACCGCCGAAGTATTTGCAGCGATCGCCCAAGTTCTGCCGAAATCTCCAGCTTCCCAAGCCAAAGTGATGATTTTAGACGATGACCCCATCGCCTTGGAACTCTTAAGCAATTTACTATCACCTTGGGGACTGGCGGTGAAGACTTTGCAAGACCCCCGACAATTTTGGCAGGTACTAGTTGACACAACGCCTGATTTACTGGTAATTGATTTGGAAATGCCAACATACAACGGTGTTGACTTGTGTCGCGTGGTGCGACAAGATCAAAAATGGGGAAATTTACCGATTTTAGTGGTTACTGCCCATACAGATATCGAATCTATCCAACAGGTATTTGCGGCGGGAGCCGATGATTTTATCAGTAAACCAGTGGTGGGGCCAGAGTTAGTCACCCGTGTGATCAGTCGCATCGATCGCTCACGCTTACAGCAAGAACTCACAACACTGAAGCGGAGGATGGGAACTTGA